The Coffea arabica cultivar ET-39 chromosome 3c, Coffea Arabica ET-39 HiFi, whole genome shotgun sequence genome contains a region encoding:
- the LOC140037785 gene encoding uncharacterized protein produces the protein MVQSRLQVIALIKENLAKAQNRMKVFADKHRSERVFQEGDWVFLKLQPYRQQSVAIRRSLKLAAKYYGPFQISAKVGAVAYKLKLPAGARIHPVFHVSLLKRKIGLAQSVDSSLPELDATDQCLLRLEKVIQRRAIMRAAQPVIQYLVKWDNLPESKSSWEDKSFIDSQFPDFQA, from the coding sequence ATGGTCCAATCAAGGCTCCAGGTCATAGCTCTCATTAAAGAGAACTTGGCCAAAGCTCAAAATCGCATGAAGGTTTTTGCTGACAAACATCGTTCAGAGAGGGTATTCCAGGAAGGGGATTGGGTATTTCTCAAATTACAACCATATAGGCAGCAGTCAGTTGCTATTCGTAGGAGTTTAAAACTAGCTGCTAAATATTATGGACCCTTCCAGATTAGTGCAAAGGTGGGAGCAGTAGCCTACAAGCTTAAATTACCAGCAGGAGCCCGGATTCATCCAGTATTTCATGtctcattactaaaaaggaagatAGGACTTGCACAGAGTGTGGATTCAAGCCTGCCAGAATTAGATGCGACAGACCAATGCTTATTAAGGCTAGAGAAGGTTATCCAGAGAAGGGCAATAATGCGAGCTGCTCAGCCAGTCATCCAATATTTGGTAAAATGGGACAATTTACCAGAATCGAAATCGTCCTGGGAGGATAAAAGCTTCATAGACAGCCAGTTCCCAGATTTCCAAGCTTGA